One stretch of Selenomonadales bacterium DNA includes these proteins:
- a CDS encoding YraN family protein, with protein sequence MDTKQLGIFGEEHAALYLEDLGYRILTRNYRSRYGEIDIIAEKDETLVFIEVKARRSYLYGEPKDSIHIRKQKKLIQTATIYLQENGWEDYSCRFDVIEVTFLPNGSIRPYHIENAFSE encoded by the coding sequence ATGGATACGAAACAGCTCGGAATCTTTGGCGAAGAACATGCTGCCTTATATTTAGAAGACCTCGGATATCGAATATTAACGCGTAATTATCGCAGTCGCTACGGCGAGATTGATATTATTGCAGAAAAGGATGAAACACTCGTTTTTATCGAAGTAAAAGCCAGACGGAGCTATCTTTACGGTGAACCGAAAGATTCCATACATATACGAAAACAAAAAAAGTTGATTCAAACAGCAACGATCTATTTACAAGAAAATGGATGGGAAGATTATAGCTGTCGATTTGATGTGATTGAAGTTACGTTTTTGCCGAACGGTTCGATACGACCATATCATATCGAAAATGCTTTTTCCGAATGA
- a CDS encoding YebC/PmpR family DNA-binding transcriptional regulator — protein MSGHSKWANIKHKKGKMDAARGKIATKLGREITIAVRMGGSDPTGNMRLKLVLAKAKANNIPKDNIQRAIQKGLGGTDGANYEELTYEGYGPSGVAVMVNVMTDNRNRAAAEIRHLFSKYGGNLGETGCVGWMFQKKGMFVIESDTLTEDDIMEIALEADAEGFEATDDGFEITTTPEGFDAVDQILSERGIQPSVAEVTMLPDTMMEVDDSVADKVMKLIEALEDNDDVQDVYTNADFPEEN, from the coding sequence ATGTCAGGACATTCTAAATGGGCAAATATCAAACATAAAAAAGGTAAAATGGACGCAGCTCGCGGTAAGATCGCAACGAAACTTGGCCGTGAGATCACGATCGCTGTTCGTATGGGCGGTTCCGACCCGACGGGCAATATGCGCTTGAAACTCGTTTTGGCAAAAGCAAAAGCAAACAATATTCCGAAAGACAACATTCAGCGCGCAATTCAAAAAGGTCTTGGCGGTACAGACGGTGCCAACTACGAAGAATTGACGTATGAAGGTTACGGTCCGAGCGGTGTTGCTGTCATGGTAAACGTTATGACCGATAACCGTAACCGTGCGGCTGCAGAGATTCGCCATTTGTTCTCCAAATACGGCGGTAACCTCGGTGAAACGGGTTGCGTAGGTTGGATGTTCCAGAAAAAAGGTATGTTCGTGATCGAGTCCGATACGCTTACGGAAGACGACATCATGGAGATCGCTCTTGAAGCTGATGCAGAAGGGTTCGAAGCAACGGATGACGGCTTCGAAATCACAACGACGCCGGAAGGTTTTGATGCTGTCGATCAGATCTTGTCCGAACGCGGTATCCAGCCGTCGGTAGCAGAAGTTACGATGCTTCCCGATACGATGATGGAAGTAGACGACAGTGTTGCCGATAAAGTTATGAAATTGATCGAAGCTCTCGAAGACAACGACGATGTTCAAGATGTCTACACGAATGCTGATTTCCCTGAAGAAAACTAA
- a CDS encoding UbiX family flavin prenyltransferase — protein sequence MKIVVGMTGASGSIYTVRLLEVLREAGCEIHFVASESGWQVIEYECGLTQADIEKQVTRVYDVNQIGSAIASGSFRMDAMVIVPCSMRTLGGIANGVADNLLMRAADVAMKEGRPLYIVPRETPLSAIHLENMLKLARLGVRIIPAMPGFYHRPKNMDELINMMVGKICDQIGIEHTLFERWQG from the coding sequence ATGAAAATTGTTGTAGGTATGACAGGTGCCAGTGGTTCTATTTATACGGTACGGTTACTGGAAGTGTTACGCGAAGCAGGTTGCGAGATCCATTTCGTTGCCAGCGAAAGCGGCTGGCAGGTAATTGAATACGAATGTGGCTTGACACAAGCTGATATTGAAAAACAGGTTACCAGAGTCTATGATGTCAATCAGATCGGTTCGGCAATCGCCAGCGGCTCTTTCCGTATGGATGCAATGGTCATCGTGCCTTGTTCCATGAGAACGCTCGGTGGTATCGCAAATGGTGTAGCAGACAATCTTTTGATGCGCGCTGCCGATGTTGCAATGAAAGAAGGAAGACCTCTCTACATCGTTCCGCGCGAAACACCACTTAGCGCAATACACCTTGAAAATATGTTAAAATTGGCTCGATTGGGCGTGCGTATCATTCCTGCGATGCCGGGATTTTATCATCGTCCGAAAAATATGGACGAGCTCATCAATATGATGGTCGGTAAAATCTGTGATCAGATTGGAATAGAGCATACGCTGTTTGAGCGTTGGCAAGGATAA
- a CDS encoding ribonuclease HII, with product MVNKKRTIAEYKLLLGQDTVEETILAEAANDEKASVRQLADKWRARKAKREAEKARFREMLRYEEAFRQEDYQMIAGIDEAGRGPLAGPVSIGACILPPDCFIEKLNDSKKLSEKQRDILYDKIIECAVAWKVIFVSEEDIDRKNIYQATVDGMYQAIAELNATPDAVLVDAVPLPKLSQPSHSLIKGDQKSASIAAASILAKVSRDRLMEEYDRIYPQYGFAKHKGYGTAEHVSAIREYGPCPIHRKTFEPIASILKERS from the coding sequence ATGGTGAATAAAAAAAGAACGATAGCAGAATATAAACTTCTTTTAGGACAAGATACCGTAGAAGAAACGATTCTCGCCGAAGCAGCCAATGATGAGAAAGCATCAGTCCGTCAATTGGCAGATAAATGGCGTGCACGAAAGGCCAAACGTGAGGCAGAGAAAGCACGTTTTCGTGAGATGCTCCGTTATGAAGAAGCATTTCGCCAAGAGGACTATCAAATGATCGCAGGCATTGACGAAGCAGGCCGCGGGCCATTGGCAGGACCTGTTTCGATCGGAGCATGTATCTTACCGCCCGATTGTTTTATCGAAAAATTGAATGATTCAAAAAAACTGTCCGAAAAACAGCGTGATATTCTGTACGATAAAATCATCGAATGCGCTGTTGCTTGGAAAGTCATATTTGTTTCGGAAGAAGATATTGACCGAAAAAACATCTATCAAGCAACAGTAGACGGTATGTACCAAGCCATTGCCGAGCTGAATGCTACTCCCGATGCTGTTCTCGTTGACGCTGTGCCGCTACCGAAATTATCACAGCCATCACATTCACTTATCAAAGGCGACCAGAAAAGTGCCTCGATCGCTGCGGCTTCGATTCTTGCAAAAGTATCGCGTGACCGTTTGATGGAAGAGTATGACCGCATTTATCCTCAGTACGGCTTCGCCAAACACAAAGGCTACGGTACAGCAGAACACGTTTCTGCGATTCGTGAATATGGGCCGTGTCCGATCCACCGCAAGACATTCGAGCCGATTGCATCGATTCTGAAAGAGAGATCATAA